Proteins from one Bos taurus isolate L1 Dominette 01449 registration number 42190680 breed Hereford chromosome 7, ARS-UCD2.0, whole genome shotgun sequence genomic window:
- the COX7C gene encoding cytochrome c oxidase subunit 7C, mitochondrial, whose translation MLGQSIRRFTTSVVRRSHYEEGPGKNIPFSVENKWRLLAMMTLFFGSGFAAPFFIVRHQLLKK comes from the exons ATGTTGGGACAGAGCATCCGGAGGTTCACAACCTCAGTGGTTCGTCGGAGCCACTATGAGGAGGGTCCAGGGAAG AATATACCATTTTCAGTGGAAAACAAGTGGAGATTACTAGCTATGATGACTTTGTTCTTTGGGTCTGGATTTGCTgcacctttctttatagtaagACACCAACTGCTTAAAAAGTAA